One Silene latifolia isolate original U9 population chromosome 4, ASM4854445v1, whole genome shotgun sequence DNA segment encodes these proteins:
- the LOC141651453 gene encoding uncharacterized protein LOC141651453 yields the protein MINKFHWVKNDNLYLCPASNQYGRTPVVSWESVCTDKKHGCLGIVNSRQWNLAVIRKYTWWLACKSDHLWIQWVDHIYMKGMDWKTYEPSQNTRWTWRMICKVKHLLKPGYVNNIWSGGNGVYTIKAGYQWLQGTMAKVAWYPLVWNRFNVPKHSFITWLCVRQRLLTKNRLQAFGIVTDWLYDLCMIGDETHMHLFYHCPFSSSYWQLLKDWLHVPLPGQDIINWCVKWRCKSLLKKHIVFAVVAAVLYSIWQCRNLCRLEQWVKFPRVVL from the coding sequence atgatcaacaagttccattgggtcaagaatgataatcttTATTTGTGTCCTGCTTCAAATCAGTATGGGAGAACACCTGTTGTGTCCTGGGAGTCTGTGTGCACTGATAAGAAGCATGGTTGTTTGGGGATTGTTAATAGCAGGCAGTGGAACTTAGCTGTGATAAGGAAATATACTTGGTGGTTAGCCTGTAAAAGTGACCACCTTTGGATACAATGGGTTGATCACATTTATATGAAAGGTATGGACTGGAAGACCTATGAACCTAGTCAAAATACTCGATGGACGTGGAGGATGATTTGTAAAGTAAAACATCTGCTGAAACCTGGGTATGTGAATAACATATGGTCTGGTGGTAATGGTGTGTATACCATTAAGGCTGGGTATCAATGGCTACAAGGAACTATGGCTAAGGTAGCTTGGTACCCTCTGGTTTGGAATAGATTTAATGTGCCTAAACACTCCTTTATTACCTGGTTGTGTGTTAGGCAGAGACTGCTAACCAAAAACAGACTCCAGGCCTTTGGGATTGTTACTGATTGGCTCTATGATTTATGCATGATAGGTGATGAGACTCATATGCATCTGTTCTATCACTGTCCTTTTAGCTCTTCTTACTGGCAGTTGCTAAAGGACTGGCTTCATGTTCCTCTACCTGGGCAGGACATTATTAATTGGTGTGTAAAATGGAGGTGCAAATCCTTATTGAAGAAACATATTGTTTTTGCTGTTGTGGCTGCTGTACTGTACTCTATTTGGCAGTGCAGGAATTTATGTCGCCTTGAGCAGTGGGTGAAATTTCCTAGAGTAGTTTTGTAG